One Alnus glutinosa chromosome 13, dhAlnGlut1.1, whole genome shotgun sequence genomic window, GTTCATAGAAGAAATAATTGTCACACAAATCAAGAATGTGCTTCTCCCACATCTTCCCGATCTCTACACCCTTCTGCACATTCTTCAAACCATTGAAATTGTCCGCATAAGTCCTATTCAACAAGGACTTGAGCAGTATAAGGGTCTCGTCCATGTCCCATATATATACATCTATTCTCTGATCCGTGGTGTTTTTGACAGCCccttttgtttctttgtaaGGAATACACACATTTTCACCCATGATGTTGTCCATTTTGGTATCAATTTCAGCTGAAAGTCAGCCTGAAGCACAAAAGAATCGATGTTAGGATAGTCTATCAATCATGTTATCTATACATACATTAGAACACAGATACCACATATAGTTCTTTATCAACAATCCAACAAAGGTGGTTTCATCCGCTTAACTACCAGTGAATTGTAAGATTAAGCAATGGGAAACAAACAGAAACTTGTGGGCAGCTAACCCGCGAAGCATACTACACATCATTTAATCTTAAACATGAGAAAAACGACTACTGCAAAACAATATCAGATTCAACCAAAGAGGTACACATCAAGGGACACATACTTTGCCACTGAACCTCAAATGGGTTCCTTGAAATTTTCAACATTATCAAAATCAAAGTCTACCCAACACAATCAAACAGCTTTGTATCAATGCTTACACAGACATatcacatatacatatattatatacacacacacacttacgtGGAGCAGACCTAGTGGTGGCAGCTGCCAATGAAGATTGATTGAAGCAAAAGTCTGTAACTTCAGGGAAGAGCGATCGACTGAGGAGGGCAGAAGGTAAAAGGCAAAAGCAgcttagaaaaacaaaaacaaaaaaatatgaacaCGACGTCgtttctctgcacatcttttttATTTGGGCCTAGTTGAAGATTTACCTTTGCTATTAAGGGAGGTCTTCCTACAGCTCAGTAAAAGGGGCCAAACAACAAAGACGACGTCGTTTCATATTCATTTGAGTCTTACTTTTCATAggtaatcatttttctttttcttttttgcctaTTTCATGTAATTTCTTTACATAGAAATACAAGTTAaggtcaaattaaaaaaaattaaaattaaaatcgaaTTTGATTTGATCTTCTCTAACACATTCAAAATGATTACCTAAAATTGCTTTTACGTGATTGGATGAAGTGAGTTTAATATAGAAAAGAGAAAGCTAAAAAACTATCTGTTTCTATTGAAATTATGATAatgaaaattatgtttaacatttcattataaataaaacattaacaCACAAATATACTAAATGGAAGAAAGATAAATTGATTACGAGATAAAGGTAGAGAGagatgttagaatttttttttttttataattgggCTTCCATCGATTATAATTCCTATTTTATCTATTaaatgaataatgttataagGAGGACTGAGTCCTTCCAAATAtcacgtgacttttaaaattacattagaTCATATCAAAATCTAATAACGATCATTTCAAATGCAaatatttaatagtaattttaaaagtcacgtgaTATTTGGGAGGATACAAAAAAGACTTTAATTCTCCTTATagcattatttttaataaatattatgtAGATCGATAACCATAATAGTATGAGAATGTGATCGGAAGATTGTataatgatttcttatatatagaCTAGCTGGAGAATAATTTTTGATATGTCCCGCTAACAATAGCATAATGAGAAGTGTTAGGAGACGAAGATTTAGATGCTAACAATGTCCATGGATTAATAATTATAGCAAAGAGATTTTTTAtgcatatattttaatttctacaaatttaaattattgttttgttCTAGTTCTTAATATGTTTTATTGCAAGTTGGTGATACCATTTACTAGTGGCCCTCTAAGGCTCACTCAAATCCAATAAAACTCGTCATCCCATGAGCCCAGTAAAGTCCATCCACCTTATGGACGAGCTGAGTCCAACAAATTAGCTGTCCCTCGAGGGAATCACCGATTGACGGTTCCTTAACCGACATACATGTGGTAAGGAGGCtgtagaagaaaagaaagggtaTCCCCCATTTACGGTCTTACTTATTTAAACTTGGTTGGAGCATCCCTCGAATGAAAGCTATTCATGAAAATATGTCACTTCTCATATCAGTCCATTAACCTCCGGTCTTTGCTATATCAAGCTCACTTAACATAACAACGACAGGCATATTAGTGAAGGTGGTTGTCCATATTATGATATAGGTATGTTAATTCATCctttctctcattttcattgGGTTCTCTCTTCAATACCCAACTGAATTCATGTACTTAGAATTCAGTAACACATGCAAGCGTTATAGCAAAGTATCGAGGTAAGTGGATAGAATTGAAGTACCCATTATTTTGTGATCAATTATTAATCATATAGACTCACCCCCATGGCCCCATAAAACTTGATTCAAGATCGATCCATTGGGGTCGCCCAATCTCAAGGGGCCATAATAGTGTGCAAGACCAGTAGAGCTTTTTGATAAGGATTCTccaaatgtttaaccaaaaagagaaaaaggagctTAGAAAGTCAAATTCTTTTGTTCAAATCAGAGAAAATTCTCAGAGATTTATCTTTAGAATAAGTGTCATGTTGGCAcatttatcttttcattttttgaaatttatttattttgaaaatattaggGACGTTTGggtatgcaatttttttttactatatttttctatattctAAATTGTAAATAATGAAAAagtttgagttttaaaattatgttcgaATGGTATAGagaatttgaaacaaaattcgaaaaaaatatttggaagagaaaattgaattatatataattgagaaaaatatatataaaatattattttattattgttctaaaactaaaaaattggggtggttaGTGGCGGCTCTACCACCCATGAAATTGCTTGAGGGTGGCCAATCCACCCCAGATGTCCACCTCAGGTGCCAAGGGGTGGTTGGACCACccttggatttttatttattttattattattatttttgagttgGGTTAAAAACGGGTTGAATTCGAACTAGTTTCTAAATTCTgaaattcaaaaaccattaaaacaagtttttgaaatataatcaaaattatATTGACACCCAAATTTATATTTGAGATGGTGAGATACTCTGGTTTAAGTCTCCTTTTTGGGATCGGAGTGTGAGAattatctctaacattctttGGACGGCAAACGTGTAAGAACTGAACAAGTACAAGCCACTGAAACCAGCAAAGCGGTGACAGCAGAGATACAAGCCCACGGTTTTAGAAAActatggaagaagaaagagatgCTTTTGGAAGCAGGCTTAATTAAAGTCAACTTTTGTTAACGTCCAATCATAAACGTTATCACTATGAAGAGAAGATAAAATACCATAATAGTTCCACGTCAACAAGCAATATTGACCTTCAATGTACGTATAAATAATGATTAATTCAATGTTTTGATTGCCAGCTACATATTATTGGTTAATGGAAGATGGGGATGGAATAAACTGAAGGATCATTGATGCAAAATATGAAGAAGGATAAAGAAGCTCATAGCTATTTCTGTAATAATATTTACATGGATGTGTATAGTTTTGAATAATTCATACACAGAAGAATGGATGACAAAAACTGAGAGTTATGATCTTTTATGTTTACAGGAGAGCATGTTCTTACTGAATGATTTGTACAATAATCCACAAATAAAGAGCAATTTGTTAAAaccaaaagaacagaaaaaaattGCAGATATGCAGATGAGTTCAATGTAACAATTAAGCTTTGCTTTTGATGGAATTACTCTGACGAGGGCGAAAAATTGAGCAAACCCAGAACCAAAATCCCTTCTTCTTTGATGGTAGAGATTTTGCATCCCTATTAGCAACAAAATCAGCCATGTACTGAACAACTGCCTGGTGAACAAAGAAGTCAACCAACATGAAATTTACAacagaaggaaagaaaaacaaaacaatgtgCAAAAGTTGTAATTCAACATTACCTGAGCACCCAATGCGGTTACTTGTCTTGGTGGCATTTCCAAAGGAGTCTCATCAGCTCGGAAAACTCTCAAATTTGACAAACACTTGAAAGAATCCGGCAACATTCTTATTTGGTTGTCACTTATATCCAACTCTTCAAGCAGCTCAAGATTTCCAATAGATCTTGGCAAGGCTCTTAGATCCGAAAAGTTCTTCCCCACGTTCAATTTCTTGAGACTTACTGCGAAACATAGGTTCTCTGGTATTGATTCAAGTTCATTGAAGTTGACATCAAGTTCCATCAAATTGAAGAGATTACCCATTGTTGTTGGCAACCCTTTAATTCTGTTATAGTGCAGAGTGAGGATCTTCAAGCATTCAAGCTTTCCAATTGCCTCAGGAAGAGCCTTGAGCTGATTGAAATCTAATCGCAGCTCCTCGAGGGACGAGCAAGATCCAATTGTGTAAGGTAATTCCTCAAGCTCATTTGTTTCTACAACCAATCTCTTCAAGCAACTCAGATTTCCAATTGTCTCTGGTAAATGAGTGAAGTTATTTGAGCTCAAATCAAGATTAATGAGGTTTATCAAGTTCCCAAAAGAAGCCGGCAGTGATCTTAACCTGTTCGCATGTAGGTCGAGATCAGTGAGATTGATTAGTTCCCCAAATGACTCAGGAAGGTTGATGAGTTGGTTTGAGTGGATATCAAGCTTTGTTAAGGCCCTGAGGCCACCAATAGTGGCTGGAAGAGCCATGATATTGTTCTCAGAAAGGTCCATTTCAGTGACTTCTGATAACTTCCCAATTGATAGAGGAAGCCACTCCATCTGATCCATCAACTTCCCTTTAAGATCAACAACTACTGCTCCAACTTTAGCAGATTTTTCAATAAGAGCTGCTACCTTCATTAGGCTTAATTTCTCAAACTCTGCACCACCTACAAATACACCAAGAACTAGATCAAGATATTGAAGAAACTTCAACCATCCTAATAATCCATTGTAGCCTCGTTTTCGAAGGAAAACAATTATTTGCAGTTATAGAACAAATTACAAAGATGGATTTGTGAGTAAATAAATATTCTGTTCACTGTCAGGCTCATGGAAGAATTACCCTTTTCGACTATAATTTCAGTTCTTttgatattattaattttttttcacctaATTTTAGCTTCAATGAAAACATGAAACTGGTACAACTCATTAGTTTCCTTATAAGAAGGTGGAAGAAAATACTTACGAAAAAGAAGCCATCTTAAGCAGTTTTGCctttaaaatctaaaataaaacccaaaattataaattttattgaaattgacCTCAAACTAATATAGGTTCTATAGCATGTCTTTCATAAACTCTTTCTCTTAACATGATTATGGAATAATTTCTTGAAActaataaattctcaaaataaatgacaaataaaagATAACCTGAAGAGAAAGTAGTAGCCTTTGCGGAAGAACTCCTTGCCAAgcctttcaaattattttccTCTGATTCCTCGccttcctttttcttcaccAAACTCTCATCACTGCTTATAATTTCTGTCCCAAATTTCTCAAATGGGTGACTCAAAACCACATGTTTCTGATTCTGGGTATCCCCAGAAACCAACCCAGAAGCTCTCTGAATGAGAT contains:
- the LOC133854598 gene encoding plant intracellular Ras-group-related LRR protein 5-like; translated protein: MAVIPKQDPPSPAVVETVQEIMRIYRSLPPRPSLEELEAATSVLKTVNTEEQMKLEELSKQVALQDVPEELFSVLQQVRRTMVLFQSHEQRWEALHLVELDKMFQNFDDLIQRASGLVSGDTQNQKHVVLSHPFEKFGTEIISSDESLVKKKEGEESEENNLKGLARSSSAKATTFSSGGAEFEKLSLMKVAALIEKSAKVGAVVVDLKGKLMDQMEWLPLSIGKLSEVTEMDLSENNIMALPATIGGLRALTKLDIHSNQLINLPESFGELINLTDLDLHANRLRSLPASFGNLINLINLDLSSNNFTHLPETIGNLSCLKRLVVETNELEELPYTIGSCSSLEELRLDFNQLKALPEAIGKLECLKILTLHYNRIKGLPTTMGNLFNLMELDVNFNELESIPENLCFAVSLKKLNVGKNFSDLRALPRSIGNLELLEELDISDNQIRMLPDSFKCLSNLRVFRADETPLEMPPRQVTALGAQAVVQYMADFVANRDAKSLPSKKKGFWFWVCSIFRPRQSNSIKSKA